In one window of Paracoccus saliphilus DNA:
- a CDS encoding transglutaminase-like domain-containing protein, with translation MRISLGCRFRYEFAQATPMIAMLNVHYSRFGDLERPDYLTTFPAVPLDSYRDGYGNWCTRLVAPGGHFTLSTDSVSRDLGTTDPVSPGLKQHLVEELPSETVVFLLGSRYCDTDLLSEEAWRLFGNTEPGWARVEAICTFVHRHVRFGYEHARATRTASQAFAEGHGVCRDFTHLAITFCRCMNIPARYCTGYLSDIGEPKPHPPGDFAAWMEVYLQGQWRMFDPRNNTPRIARILVARGRDAADVPLVLTFGENKLTEFKVWTEEIE, from the coding sequence ATGCGGATAAGCCTGGGCTGCCGTTTTCGATACGAGTTCGCGCAAGCGACACCGATGATCGCGATGCTCAACGTGCATTACTCCCGTTTCGGAGATCTGGAGCGGCCCGACTATCTGACGACATTCCCCGCCGTCCCGCTGGACAGCTATCGGGATGGCTACGGGAACTGGTGCACGCGGCTGGTCGCGCCCGGGGGGCACTTCACCTTGTCGACCGATAGTGTCTCGCGAGACCTTGGCACGACCGATCCCGTTTCACCGGGCCTGAAACAGCATCTTGTCGAAGAGCTGCCCTCGGAAACGGTCGTCTTTCTTCTTGGAAGCCGCTACTGCGACACCGATCTCTTGTCCGAGGAAGCCTGGCGGCTGTTCGGGAATACCGAGCCGGGCTGGGCGCGGGTAGAGGCCATTTGCACCTTCGTGCATCGCCATGTCCGCTTCGGATACGAACACGCGCGCGCGACCCGCACCGCATCCCAGGCCTTTGCCGAGGGACATGGGGTTTGCCGTGATTTCACGCATCTGGCAATCACCTTCTGCCGCTGCATGAATATCCCGGCACGCTACTGCACCGGCTATCTCAGCGATATCGGCGAGCCGAAGCCACATCCGCCGGGGGATTTCGCGGCCTGGATGGAGGTCTATCTGCAAGGACAGTGGCGGATGTTCGACCCGCGCAACAACACGCCCCGGATTGCCCGTATTCTCGTCGCCCGCGGTCGCGATGCCGCGGATGTTCCCCTGGTCCTTACATTCGGTGAAAACAAGCTGACGGAATTCAAGGTCTGGACGGAAGAAATAGAATAG
- the putA gene encoding bifunctional proline dehydrogenase/L-glutamate gamma-semialdehyde dehydrogenase PutA, with product MTVTDPIAFSPDAKFRPQDALLQELVAQAALSETDRERITRRAADLVRRIRTEAKPTLMEHFLSEYGLSTSEGVALMCLAEAMLRVPDRMTIDALIEDKIAPSDWGKHLGEASSPLVNASTWALMLTGKVLDDEQPGMAGTLRGAVRRLGEPVIRTAVGRAMKEMGRQFVLGQSIGKALTRAETREAQGYSYSYDMLGEAAMTAADAARYARAYSDAIAAIAGACNRGSVQDNPGISIKLSALHPRYEVAQEERVLSELVPVVLELAQQARAAGMGMNIDAEEQDRLVISLKVIEAVLSDPSLAGWDGFGVVVQAYGKRAGETIDWLYRTAERLDRRIMVRLVKGAYWDTEIKHAQVEGLADFPLFTSKAATDVSYIANARKLIGYADRIYPQFATHNAQTVAAILEMAGEIDYEFQRLHGMGERLHDIVLRETGGRCRIYAPVGAHRDLLAYLVRRLLENGANSSFVNQIVDEDVSPEEVAHDPFKELHVAKPPSGLVAPHALFGADRPNSAGFDLTDEPTLARIEAARNVILSDAAPLTVSEPTGSAGPVVNSVTGEAIAQVTCADMATTTRAIDEARIWDAPPATRAAVLRRAADLYERHFGEIFAILGQEAGKSLPDAVGELREAVDFLRYYALQGEAAAGTPRGIITAISPWNFPLAIFTGQIAAALMAGNAVLAKPAEQTPLVAALAIRLLHEAGVPRSALQFLPGKGSTVGAALTSDPRIAGVVFTGSTDTARIIARGMADKLAPGTPLIAETGGLNAMIVDSTALPEQAVRDIIASSFQSAGQRCSALRCLYVQEDVAPLLIEMIKGAMDQLSLGDPWKLSTDVGPVIDAEAQAGIAAYIETRGNSILHQVKAPEQGYFVPPTLLKVNGIADLEREIFGPVLHVATYRNRDLGKVIGDINARGFGLTFGLHSRIDSRVQEVSDAVHTGNVYVNRNQIGAVVGSQPFGGEGLSGTGPKAGGPNYLPRFLAPRAATVPANDWQTEADEGQIRARLAALASRKIGERIMPGPTGELNRLSMHARPPVLCLGPGNEAVNAQIAAVEAIGGQAAGLEGQLPPEALRQLSSFSAALWWGGEAQGREYARALAGREGEIVQLICASPDLAHVAHERHLCVDTTAAGGNAALLAG from the coding sequence ATGACCGTGACCGATCCGATCGCCTTCTCGCCGGATGCCAAGTTTCGCCCCCAGGATGCCCTGCTGCAGGAACTGGTCGCCCAAGCCGCGTTGAGCGAGACGGATCGTGAACGGATCACCCGCCGGGCCGCCGATCTGGTCCGCCGCATCCGAACCGAGGCCAAGCCGACATTGATGGAGCATTTCCTGTCGGAATACGGGCTTTCGACCAGCGAGGGCGTGGCGCTGATGTGCCTGGCCGAGGCGATGCTGCGGGTTCCCGACCGGATGACCATCGATGCGCTGATCGAGGACAAGATCGCCCCCTCGGACTGGGGCAAGCATCTGGGCGAGGCGTCGTCGCCCCTGGTCAATGCCTCGACCTGGGCATTGATGCTGACCGGCAAGGTCCTGGATGACGAGCAGCCGGGCATGGCGGGGACGCTGCGCGGGGCGGTCAGGCGCCTTGGAGAGCCGGTGATCCGCACCGCCGTGGGGCGCGCGATGAAGGAAATGGGGCGGCAATTCGTTTTGGGGCAAAGCATCGGCAAGGCGCTGACACGCGCCGAAACCCGCGAAGCGCAGGGCTATAGCTACAGCTACGACATGCTGGGCGAGGCGGCGATGACGGCGGCGGATGCAGCGCGCTATGCCCGCGCCTATTCCGATGCCATCGCCGCGATCGCGGGGGCCTGCAACCGGGGTTCGGTGCAGGACAATCCCGGCATCTCGATCAAGCTGTCGGCGCTGCATCCGCGTTACGAGGTGGCGCAGGAAGAGCGGGTGCTGAGCGAGTTGGTCCCGGTGGTGCTCGAACTGGCGCAACAGGCCAGGGCCGCGGGCATGGGCATGAATATCGACGCCGAGGAACAGGACCGGCTGGTTATCTCGCTGAAGGTGATCGAGGCGGTTCTGTCCGATCCCTCGCTTGCCGGATGGGACGGTTTCGGCGTCGTCGTGCAGGCTTATGGCAAGCGCGCGGGAGAAACCATCGACTGGCTCTATCGCACCGCCGAAAGGCTGGACCGCAGGATCATGGTGCGGCTGGTCAAGGGCGCCTATTGGGATACCGAGATCAAGCATGCGCAGGTCGAGGGGTTGGCGGATTTCCCGCTGTTCACCAGCAAGGCTGCGACCGATGTCAGCTATATCGCCAATGCGCGAAAGCTGATCGGCTATGCCGACCGCATCTATCCGCAATTCGCCACCCATAACGCCCAGACCGTCGCGGCGATCCTCGAGATGGCCGGGGAGATCGATTACGAGTTTCAGCGCCTGCACGGGATGGGAGAGCGGCTGCATGATATCGTGCTGCGCGAAACCGGGGGGCGCTGCCGCATCTATGCGCCGGTCGGGGCGCATCGCGACCTGCTGGCCTATCTGGTCCGGCGCCTGCTGGAAAACGGCGCGAACTCCTCTTTCGTCAACCAGATCGTCGATGAGGACGTCAGCCCAGAAGAGGTCGCCCACGATCCTTTCAAGGAACTGCACGTGGCGAAACCGCCTTCGGGTCTCGTCGCGCCGCATGCGCTGTTCGGCGCGGACAGGCCTAATTCGGCAGGTTTCGACCTGACCGACGAACCCACCCTGGCCCGCATCGAGGCCGCGCGCAATGTGATACTGTCCGATGCCGCGCCGCTGACCGTCTCGGAACCCACCGGTTCTGCCGGTCCGGTCGTCAACTCGGTCACAGGCGAGGCCATCGCGCAGGTGACCTGCGCCGATATGGCGACCACCACCCGCGCCATCGATGAGGCGCGGATATGGGATGCCCCACCCGCCACGCGCGCCGCCGTCTTGCGCCGCGCCGCCGATCTCTACGAACGGCATTTCGGCGAGATCTTCGCCATTCTCGGGCAGGAAGCCGGGAAATCCCTGCCGGATGCGGTGGGAGAGTTGCGCGAGGCGGTGGATTTCCTGCGCTATTATGCATTGCAGGGCGAAGCCGCCGCCGGAACACCGCGCGGAATCATCACCGCGATCAGCCCGTGGAATTTCCCGCTGGCGATCTTCACCGGCCAGATCGCGGCCGCATTGATGGCCGGGAACGCCGTGCTGGCCAAACCGGCCGAGCAGACCCCGCTGGTCGCCGCCCTCGCCATCCGCCTGCTGCATGAGGCGGGCGTGCCGCGCAGCGCGCTGCAATTCCTGCCGGGCAAGGGCTCGACAGTCGGTGCGGCGCTAACCTCGGACCCGCGCATCGCGGGCGTCGTCTTTACCGGATCGACCGACACGGCGCGGATCATCGCGCGGGGCATGGCCGACAAGCTTGCCCCCGGCACACCGCTGATCGCCGAAACGGGCGGCCTGAACGCGATGATCGTCGATTCCACCGCGCTCCCGGAACAGGCGGTGCGCGACATCATCGCCTCGTCCTTCCAGTCCGCCGGTCAGCGGTGCTCGGCGCTGCGCTGTCTTTACGTGCAGGAGGACGTCGCGCCCCTGTTGATCGAGATGATCAAGGGCGCGATGGACCAGCTGAGCCTGGGCGATCCGTGGAAGCTGTCCACCGATGTCGGCCCGGTGATCGATGCCGAGGCACAGGCCGGGATCGCGGCCTATATCGAGACGCGCGGCAACAGTATCCTGCATCAGGTCAAGGCACCCGAACAGGGATATTTCGTGCCGCCGACCCTGCTGAAGGTGAACGGCATCGCCGATCTGGAACGCGAGATCTTCGGGCCGGTCCTGCATGTCGCCACATACCGAAACCGCGACCTCGGGAAGGTGATTGGCGATATCAATGCGCGCGGTTTCGGCCTGACTTTCGGCCTGCACAGCCGCATCGATTCCCGCGTGCAAGAGGTTTCCGATGCCGTTCATACCGGCAATGTCTATGTGAACCGGAACCAGATCGGAGCCGTGGTGGGCAGCCAGCCCTTCGGTGGCGAGGGTCTGTCCGGCACCGGCCCCAAGGCGGGCGGTCCGAACTACCTGCCGCGCTTCCTTGCACCCCGGGCTGCGACGGTTCCGGCCAATGACTGGCAGACAGAGGCCGATGAGGGCCAGATCCGTGCCCGGCTGGCCGCCCTGGCATCCCGCAAGATCGGTGAACGGATCATGCCCGGACCGACAGGAGAGCTGAACCGGCTGTCCATGCATGCCCGCCCCCCGGTCCTGTGTCTCGGACCCGGCAATGAAGCGGTGAATGCCCAGATCGCCGCGGTTGAGGCCATTGGCGGTCAGGCGGCCGGGCTTGAGGGCCAGCTGCCACCCGAGGCGTTACGGCAACTCTCTAGCTTCTCGGCGGCGCTGTGGTGGGGCGGCGAGGCGCAAGGCCGGGAATATGCCCGTGCCCTGGCCGGTCGCGAAGGCGAGATCGTGCAACTGATCTGCGCTTCGCCCGATCTGGCCCATGTCGCGCATGAGCGGCATCTCTGCGTGGACACCACCGCAGCCGGCGGTAATGCCGCGCTGCTGGCTGGATAG
- a CDS encoding NADH:flavin oxidoreductase has protein sequence MSRDPLLQPYQLKHLTLKNRLMITSHEPAYPEDGMPKERYRAYHAERARAGVALTMTAGSASVARDSPPVFNNILAWKDEVVGWMKQLTDECHEHDCAVMIQLTHLGRRTRWDKADWLPVVSPGHEREASHKAFPKKAEDWDIARIIEDYADAAERMQAAGLDGIELQAYGHLMDQFWSPLTNELDGPYGGSLDNRLRFTFDTLKAIRDRVGPDFIVGVRYTGDEELPGGLTKEDGLEISRRLKDCGMVDFLNVIKGHIDTDAGLTDVIPVQGMRSAPHLDFAGEIRATTEFPTFHAAKIQDVATARHAIASGKLDMVGMTRAHMADPHIVAKIIRGEEDRIRPCVGANYCLDRIYQGGMALCLHNPATGRELEQPHQIPQAGEKRRVVIVGAGPAGLEAARVAAERGHEVIVHEAANDPGGQIRLTSQTARRQEMIQIIQWRHDECERLGVTFHFNSFADEETVQADKPDVVIVATGGLPHTEVLASGDELVVSAWDILSGDARPGENVLIYDDAGDYAALQAAEKIAATGAKVEIMTRDRSFAPEVMAMSLTPSMRELQQRDVTFTVLWKLNAVRREGNQLLATIGSDYGGVTRERQVDQVVVNHGTRPLDDIYFDLRSGSVNLGEVDYEALVAGQPQQVQRNPEGSYQLFRIGDAVAARNTHAAIYDALRLVKVL, from the coding sequence ATGTCCAGAGACCCGCTTCTCCAGCCCTATCAGCTGAAGCATCTGACGCTGAAAAACCGGCTGATGATCACCAGCCACGAGCCTGCCTATCCCGAGGATGGCATGCCCAAGGAACGCTACCGCGCCTATCATGCCGAGCGGGCGCGGGCCGGGGTGGCGCTGACCATGACCGCCGGTTCTGCCTCGGTGGCGCGGGATAGCCCGCCGGTTTTCAACAATATCCTGGCCTGGAAGGACGAAGTGGTCGGCTGGATGAAGCAACTGACCGACGAATGTCATGAACATGACTGCGCGGTGATGATCCAGCTTACCCATCTGGGCCGCCGCACCCGGTGGGACAAGGCCGACTGGCTGCCCGTGGTCTCTCCCGGACATGAACGCGAAGCCTCGCACAAGGCCTTTCCCAAGAAGGCCGAGGATTGGGACATCGCCCGAATCATCGAGGATTACGCCGACGCGGCAGAGCGGATGCAGGCGGCGGGGCTCGACGGGATCGAGTTGCAGGCCTATGGCCACCTGATGGACCAGTTCTGGTCACCGCTGACCAATGAGCTGGATGGGCCCTATGGCGGCAGTCTCGACAACCGGCTGCGCTTTACCTTCGACACGCTCAAGGCGATCCGCGACCGGGTCGGGCCGGATTTCATCGTCGGTGTCCGCTACACGGGGGACGAGGAATTGCCGGGCGGGCTCACCAAGGAAGACGGGCTGGAGATCTCGCGCCGCCTGAAAGATTGCGGCATGGTCGATTTCCTGAATGTCATCAAGGGGCATATCGACACCGATGCGGGCCTGACCGACGTAATCCCGGTGCAGGGCATGCGCTCTGCCCCGCATCTGGATTTCGCCGGAGAGATCCGGGCGACGACCGAATTCCCGACCTTCCATGCCGCCAAGATCCAGGACGTGGCCACCGCCCGCCATGCCATTGCAAGCGGCAAGCTGGACATGGTCGGCATGACCCGCGCGCATATGGCCGATCCGCATATCGTCGCCAAGATCATCCGCGGCGAAGAGGACCGCATCCGTCCCTGTGTCGGCGCGAACTACTGCCTCGACCGGATCTACCAGGGCGGCATGGCGCTATGCTTGCACAACCCGGCGACGGGGCGAGAGCTTGAGCAACCGCACCAAATCCCGCAGGCCGGTGAAAAGCGCCGCGTGGTCATCGTCGGCGCCGGTCCGGCGGGGCTGGAGGCCGCGCGTGTCGCCGCCGAGCGGGGGCACGAGGTCATCGTGCACGAGGCGGCGAATGATCCGGGTGGGCAGATCCGGCTGACGTCCCAGACCGCGCGGCGACAGGAAATGATCCAGATCATCCAGTGGCGCCATGACGAATGCGAACGCTTGGGCGTCACCTTCCATTTCAACAGCTTCGCCGACGAGGAAACGGTGCAGGCGGACAAGCCGGATGTGGTGATCGTGGCCACGGGCGGGTTGCCGCATACCGAGGTGCTGGCGTCGGGCGACGAACTGGTCGTATCAGCGTGGGACATCCTCTCCGGCGATGCGCGGCCGGGCGAGAACGTGCTGATCTATGACGACGCAGGCGACTATGCCGCGCTGCAGGCGGCCGAGAAGATCGCCGCCACCGGCGCGAAGGTCGAGATCATGACCCGCGACCGCAGCTTCGCGCCCGAGGTGATGGCGATGTCGCTGACGCCGTCGATGCGCGAGTTGCAGCAGCGCGACGTGACATTCACCGTGCTGTGGAAACTGAACGCGGTACGGCGCGAGGGCAATCAACTGCTTGCCACGATCGGCAGCGATTACGGCGGCGTCACGCGCGAACGGCAGGTTGATCAGGTCGTGGTCAATCACGGCACAAGGCCGCTGGATGACATCTATTTCGACCTCCGCTCCGGCTCGGTCAATCTGGGCGAGGTGGATTACGAGGCGCTGGTCGCAGGTCAGCCGCAGCAGGTCCAGCGCAATCCCGAGGGCAGCTACCAGCTATTCCGCATCGGCGACGCCGTGGCCGCGCGCAATACCCATGCCGCCATCTACGATGCCTTGCGGCTGGTAAAGGTTCTCTGA
- a CDS encoding Crp/Fnr family transcriptional regulator, with protein sequence MNRTENSPLARKLAAFVALSPDEFAALKQLHQRRRTFVAGRDMVHQGQSDQAAYILESGWVCSYKIMSDGARQIVDFQIPGDFLGLRSVLLQTSDHSIEPITDIQAVEVLVDDLLGAFAQTPRLAAAILWAASRDEAMVVEHLVGVGRRDANARMAHFLLELGARLALVGMGGKEGYACPLTQYHLADALGLSAVHVNRVLRQLREDGLVTFRDGQVTIHDYDRLVTLAEFDPAYLDQTGPILK encoded by the coding sequence TTGAACAGAACCGAAAATAGCCCCCTTGCCCGTAAGCTGGCCGCCTTTGTCGCCTTGTCGCCCGACGAATTCGCGGCCCTGAAGCAATTGCATCAGCGTCGCAGGACCTTTGTCGCCGGACGTGACATGGTTCATCAGGGACAATCGGATCAGGCCGCCTATATTCTCGAGTCCGGTTGGGTCTGCTCTTACAAGATCATGTCCGACGGCGCCCGCCAGATCGTGGACTTCCAGATTCCGGGGGATTTCCTGGGGTTGCGCAGCGTATTGCTTCAAACCTCGGATCATAGCATCGAGCCGATCACCGACATTCAGGCCGTCGAGGTTCTGGTGGACGATCTTCTGGGCGCCTTTGCACAGACACCACGGCTGGCAGCAGCCATCCTTTGGGCCGCTTCACGGGACGAGGCGATGGTCGTCGAACATCTCGTCGGTGTCGGACGGCGCGACGCGAATGCACGCATGGCGCATTTCCTGCTCGAACTCGGGGCCCGGTTGGCGCTTGTGGGCATGGGAGGCAAGGAAGGATATGCTTGCCCGTTGACGCAGTATCATCTTGCCGATGCGCTTGGACTGAGCGCGGTGCATGTCAACCGGGTCCTGCGGCAGTTGCGGGAAGATGGGCTGGTCACATTCCGCGATGGGCAGGTGACAATCCACGATTACGACCGTCTCGTCACCTTGGCAGAGTTCGATCCCGCATATCTGGATCAGACGGGACCGATCCTGAAGTGA
- a CDS encoding cold-shock protein, whose product MANGTVKWFNPQKGFGFIAPEHGSKDVFVHISTLERAGLQELNDGQAVTFDVESGRDGRESAINLALA is encoded by the coding sequence ATGGCCAATGGCACCGTGAAATGGTTCAACCCCCAAAAAGGCTTCGGCTTCATCGCTCCCGAGCATGGCTCGAAGGATGTGTTCGTTCACATCTCCACGCTTGAACGCGCCGGGCTGCAAGAGCTCAACGATGGACAAGCCGTGACTTTCGACGTCGAAAGCGGCCGGGACGGCCGCGAATCCGCGATCAATCTCGCACTGGCATAA
- a CDS encoding Lrp/AsnC family transcriptional regulator yields MTDELDIANRKILAELVANARIPISELARKVGLSKTPVAARIRQMEEMGLITGYRAILSPLKLGLTHVTYMEIRLSDTRQRALEQFNAAIRLIPEVEECYMIAGGFDYLVKLRSRDMADFRRIMGEKISTLPHVSGTSSYVSMEAVIEQNWLSPEE; encoded by the coding sequence ATGACGGATGAGTTGGACATTGCCAATCGCAAGATCCTGGCCGAGCTGGTCGCCAATGCCCGCATTCCGATCAGCGAATTGGCGCGAAAGGTCGGCCTGTCGAAGACCCCGGTGGCTGCCCGTATCAGGCAGATGGAGGAGATGGGGCTGATCACCGGCTATCGCGCGATCCTGTCGCCCCTGAAGCTGGGGCTGACCCATGTGACCTATATGGAGATCCGCCTGAGCGATACGCGGCAACGCGCGCTGGAACAGTTCAACGCCGCCATCCGCCTGATCCCCGAGGTCGAGGAATGCTACATGATCGCCGGAGGTTTCGATTACCTGGTGAAGCTTCGGTCACGCGACATGGCCGATTTTCGCCGCATCATGGGAGAGAAGATCTCGACCCTGCCGCATGTCAGCGGCACCTCCAGCTATGTGTCGATGGAGGCCGTGATCGAGCAGAACTGGCTCTCGCCAGAGGAATGA
- a CDS encoding TetR/AcrR family transcriptional regulator: MTDIQGEDAKTSGWRGSRELWLKAAKRAFLDTGLDAVKIQPLAISLNISRTSFYWFFKDRNALLDALLEEWEAKNTGAFTDACEAYAETPAEAVLNLIGVFLDEKVFEPRLDLAIRGWAHQSDPVMARVNAADERRLAAIRALFERFGYPADEADTRARTVYLTQIGYISMQVRESLQTRMTRVPRYVEIFSDHAPTPSELARFHARHGYSPQESDAEEPASKP, from the coding sequence GTGACGGATATCCAGGGCGAGGATGCAAAGACGTCAGGCTGGCGCGGCTCGCGCGAGCTTTGGCTGAAGGCCGCCAAACGGGCTTTCCTCGACACCGGGCTCGACGCGGTGAAAATCCAGCCACTCGCCATCAGCCTGAACATCTCGCGCACCAGCTTTTATTGGTTCTTCAAGGATCGAAACGCCCTTCTCGACGCGCTTCTGGAAGAATGGGAGGCCAAGAACACCGGTGCCTTCACCGATGCCTGCGAGGCCTATGCAGAGACGCCGGCCGAAGCGGTCCTGAACCTGATCGGCGTCTTCCTGGATGAGAAAGTTTTCGAGCCGCGTCTTGATCTCGCCATACGCGGTTGGGCGCATCAATCCGACCCGGTGATGGCCCGCGTCAATGCCGCGGATGAGCGCCGCCTCGCGGCGATCCGTGCGCTGTTCGAACGTTTCGGCTATCCGGCGGACGAGGCCGATACGAGGGCGCGCACGGTCTATCTGACCCAGATCGGCTATATCTCGATGCAGGTGCGGGAAAGCCTGCAGACCCGCATGACCCGCGTCCCCCGATATGTCGAGATCTTCTCGGACCATGCGCCGACGCCAAGCGAGCTGGCCCGATTTCATGCGCGACACGGATATTCGCCGCAAGAAAGCGACGCGGAAGAACCGGCAAGCAAGCCATAA
- a CDS encoding amino acid ABC transporter ATP-binding protein, whose amino-acid sequence MTHEKQAPDSAPIVSLSKLNKHFGELHVLKDIDLTVVPGEVVVVIGASGSGKSTLIRCVNGLEEFQQGELEVDGNTLLPNGKATKALQKIRTEVGMVFQQFNLFPHLSVLDNVTLAPMRVRGWSRDDATATARRLLARVGISDQADKYPSQLSGGQQQRVALARALAMEPRLMLFDEPTSALDPEMIGEVLDAMRELAKEGMTMMIVTHEMGFAREVADRVIFIEKGRIAEEGPPEKIFDTPEHPATQSFLSRVLKH is encoded by the coding sequence ATGACGCATGAAAAGCAGGCCCCGGACAGCGCGCCCATCGTCAGCCTGAGCAAGCTCAACAAGCATTTCGGCGAGCTGCATGTGCTCAAGGATATCGACCTGACGGTCGTTCCCGGCGAGGTCGTGGTGGTCATCGGCGCCAGCGGCTCGGGCAAATCGACCCTGATCCGCTGCGTCAACGGGCTGGAAGAGTTCCAGCAGGGCGAACTGGAAGTCGATGGCAACACCCTGCTGCCGAACGGCAAGGCCACAAAGGCATTGCAGAAGATCCGCACCGAGGTCGGCATGGTCTTCCAGCAGTTCAACCTCTTCCCCCATCTGAGCGTCCTCGACAACGTGACCCTGGCGCCGATGCGGGTTCGCGGCTGGAGCCGGGACGACGCCACCGCCACCGCCCGGCGGCTATTGGCAAGAGTGGGTATCAGCGATCAGGCCGACAAATACCCCAGCCAGCTTTCCGGCGGTCAGCAGCAAAGGGTGGCGCTGGCCAGGGCCTTGGCGATGGAACCGCGCCTGATGCTGTTCGACGAGCCGACATCCGCGCTGGACCCCGAGATGATCGGCGAGGTGCTGGACGCCATGCGCGAGCTGGCCAAAGAGGGCATGACCATGATGATCGTGACCCACGAGATGGGTTTCGCCCGCGAGGTCGCCGACCGGGTGATCTTCATCGAGAAAGGCCGGATCGCCGAAGAAGGGCCGCCGGAAAAGATCTTCGACACCCCTGAACACCCCGCAACCCAAAGCTTCCTGTCTCGGGTCCTCAAACACTGA
- a CDS encoding transporter substrate-binding domain-containing protein, whose translation MKHPLKTLFLLSCFGMGLGFAGIANAQEETLDVVTDPSFVPFEMMDQDSGEMVGFDMDIINEVAERAGFEVNLRTMDFNGIIPAVQTGNVDIAIAGITITDERAEIVDFSDPYYDSGLRLLVGADDDSIETVEDLEGKTVATKIGSTSYDYLQENLGDSAEITPYPGSSDMYMALLGGSADAVFYDAPNVGYFSQTQGEGRARTVGPLYEGQQYGIVLVKDSEWVEPVNEALASMKEDGTYDEIHTKWFGSSSEE comes from the coding sequence ATGAAACACCCATTGAAGACGCTTTTCCTGCTTTCCTGCTTCGGCATGGGTCTGGGGTTCGCCGGAATCGCCAATGCCCAGGAAGAGACCCTCGACGTGGTCACCGACCCAAGCTTCGTGCCGTTCGAGATGATGGACCAGGATTCCGGCGAGATGGTCGGGTTCGACATGGACATCATCAACGAGGTCGCCGAGCGTGCCGGGTTCGAGGTCAATCTTCGCACCATGGATTTCAACGGCATCATTCCCGCCGTGCAGACCGGCAATGTCGATATCGCCATCGCCGGGATCACCATCACCGATGAGCGCGCCGAGATCGTCGATTTCTCGGACCCCTATTATGACAGCGGCCTGCGCCTGCTGGTTGGCGCCGATGACGACAGCATCGAGACCGTCGAGGATCTCGAGGGCAAGACGGTCGCCACCAAGATCGGCTCGACCAGCTACGACTATCTTCAGGAAAACCTCGGCGACAGCGCCGAGATCACGCCCTATCCGGGTTCCAGCGACATGTATATGGCCCTGCTTGGCGGAAGCGCCGATGCGGTCTTCTACGACGCGCCCAATGTCGGCTATTTCTCGCAGACCCAGGGAGAGGGCCGCGCCAGGACGGTCGGCCCGCTTTACGAGGGGCAGCAATACGGCATCGTGCTGGTCAAGGACAGCGAATGGGTCGAACCGGTGAACGAGGCTCTCGCGTCCATGAAAGAGGACGGCACCTATGACGAGATCCACACGAAGTGGTTCGGCAGCTCGAGCGAAGAGTGA
- a CDS encoding amino acid ABC transporter permease, whose amino-acid sequence MDVNFQFDWQAAFASLPHLVAGIPYTLLISFGGLAIGFFIGIFFGLLRISPVAWLRWPAIVYIEIFRGTPVLVQVLFIFYGLPQLLGGPINALVAGIAAIAVNSGAYISEIVRGGVQSIERGQREAGLSLGLSRVQTFRDIIWPQAFRRMIPSLGNQGIISIKDTSLFSVIGVGELVRQGQIYIATTFTALEVYLMVALLYLAITLSLSIALRMLERKGLVGQ is encoded by the coding sequence TTGGACGTCAATTTCCAATTCGACTGGCAGGCGGCCTTCGCCTCGCTTCCGCATCTCGTGGCGGGGATTCCCTACACGCTCCTGATCTCTTTCGGCGGGCTGGCCATCGGGTTCTTCATCGGCATCTTCTTCGGCCTGTTGCGGATCAGCCCGGTCGCGTGGCTGCGCTGGCCCGCGATCGTCTATATCGAGATATTCCGGGGCACGCCGGTCCTGGTCCAGGTGCTGTTCATCTTCTATGGCCTGCCGCAGCTCCTCGGCGGTCCGATCAACGCGCTGGTCGCCGGCATCGCCGCCATCGCCGTCAATTCCGGTGCCTATATCTCCGAGATCGTCCGCGGCGGCGTGCAATCCATCGAGCGCGGACAGCGCGAAGCAGGTCTTTCGCTCGGCCTCTCTCGGGTTCAGACATTCCGCGACATCATCTGGCCGCAGGCGTTCCGGCGCATGATCCCCTCGCTCGGCAATCAGGGCATCATCAGCATCAAGGACACCTCGCTGTTCTCTGTCATCGGGGTCGGAGAGCTGGTGCGCCAGGGACAGATATATATCGCCACCACCTTTACCGCGCTCGAAGTCTACCTGATGGTCGCCCTGCTCTACCTGGCGATCACCCTGTCGCTGTCCATCGCGCTGCGCATGCTCGAACGCAAGGGGCTGGTGGGCCAATGA